The nucleotide sequence GCGTGGTCGGCCACCGTCAGTCCATGCCGTGCCAGCCAGGGCGACAGCGCAACATTCACGAGCACGTGAAAAATGTAGAGGCCGTAGCTGACACGCCCGAGATGAACGAGCAGCCGGCTCTCGAAGACCGCACCGACCACACCCCGCCAGCCCGCGACCGTGCGAATGAGCAGCCAGGCGAAAAAAAGATTCTCCAGCGTCTCGATCAGCGCCGCCACCGGCCCCGGGAACGGGCCGAACCGAATGAATCGCGCGAGAACGTAGCAGGAGAGCGCGACCAGTCCCACCGCGACGGATCGCCAGCCCGGCGTCGTGAACGGAAGCGGCCTACCGGCTTTCTTCACGCAGGCGATCAGCGACCCGAGCGCGAAACTGTCGATCACGCCGGGCAGCATCACCCATCGGTAGAAATCCGATGCGCCGCTCTCGATGATCGCCGCCCGGAAGGCAAATCCCGCCACGAACAACGTGACCAGCACGCCCGGCAGCCATTTCCGCGGTGTGATCAGGATCAAAAACGGCCACAGGAGATAAAACTGCTCCTGCACGGAGAGCGACCAAAGGTGCGATGCCGCGTCCGGCCATTGGCCGACGTGCAGCGCGTAGAGGTTCGTGCCGAAGACCGCATGCCAGAGCATCGCACGCCGAAACTCCGGCAGGCCCATCACGAACGCGACGCCGAGCATCACGTAGAGCACGGGCAGCAACCTCGCCAGGCGCCGCCCATGAAAGCCGAGCAATCCCATCCAGTAGCCGCCGCCCGCCTCCTTCACATCTGCGTGCAGTCGCCACAGCGACAGCGTGATGAGATAGCCGCTCAGCAGGAAAAAAATGCGGACGCCGATCGGGCCCCAGTCGAACATTCCCGGCAGCCGCACATCGAAGTGGTGCAGCACGACGGAAAGCACCGCAATGCCCCGCAGCCCGTCGAGTTGCGGCTGGTAGCCTCTCTTGCGCACGCCATCCGGGCTGCCCGTGGCCACGGC is from Chthoniobacterales bacterium and encodes:
- a CDS encoding acyltransferase, which encodes MPAFASSVSQAPPAVATGSPDGVRKRGYQPQLDGLRGIAVLSVVLHHFDVRLPGMFDWGPIGVRIFFLLSGYLITLSLWRLHADVKEAGGGYWMGLLGFHGRRLARLLPVLYVMLGVAFVMGLPEFRRAMLWHAVFGTNLYALHVGQWPDAASHLWSLSVQEQFYLLWPFLILITPRKWLPGVLVTLFVAGFAFRAAIIESGASDFYRWVMLPGVIDSFALGSLIACVKKAGRPLPFTTPGWRSVAVGLVALSCYVLARFIRFGPFPGPVAALIETLENLFFAWLLIRTVAGWRGVVGAVFESRLLVHLGRVSYGLYIFHVLVNVALSPWLARHGLTVADHAFLRCAVLLTVSIGIASISYHYLEAPLAAWVRRREASLRGVRA